Proteins encoded together in one Musa acuminata AAA Group cultivar baxijiao chromosome BXJ3-6, Cavendish_Baxijiao_AAA, whole genome shotgun sequence window:
- the LOC103988593 gene encoding uncharacterized protein LOC103988593 isoform X3, translating into MSIYPTDAQRSAISHPARSSPNPRLHHGSPPDPRRPLDACVESLPSGGLGPAGSAPASTSGSHVLAPANASESAAPAGGNSYNSTRKVIGSRVSGTKKVSCCKKSGTAYECQLGREEAASQFRSNQFGPSQGNERPPANAKFVHSGNLATRPSGLHGNAGQSATRRNNVINANHLLNFYYDPISRSEPRIPPRRQQKIKPYNKDLFLQANYKFVVLDRGGCEIKSMDPDKMLHWEEVICVRYSTPLLVQCPICLDTPLCPQITSCGHIYCFPCILRYMLMGEENHKGECWKKCPLCFTVISTKDLYTVLIENVKQFGVGDHAHFTLLIRPKVSVFPVLKKKQVESSTPCTTDGLCDLFSKFVLTSDVELSVREAKSDLYDWLHKADSGLVDDLEKLPYVCAALEQLEERMKAWMEQQTDSTIPLRDHVTPSVNSKTSLSSKNRNSHALNLTSNLGNAESYAYESGIGMVCYIPDHEKTGSSTGNAESYAFADSTLLPLAANSEQLENSNEVPLSHNQDESFQQEEMTSQRNSHSCSGGTERDSYTFYQATDGQHLILHPLNMKCLLHHYGSYDLLPPSISGEILELETVTQSEAMRRRYRYLSHFSLTTTFQLCEIDLRDLLPSSSLAPFLDEMKKREKQRHRLARKENDERARAEAASAQLNLISSAQRQLTHKDVVFSSDDFEALGANIAPSSSPPTGDVAEASHVYAPRPMTTSSFATILSSACDVESSEQQTSAQGKKGKKPNRVLLSTASSRRY; encoded by the exons ATGTCCATCTACCCCACCGACGCCCAAAGGTCCGCAATTTCCCATCCGGCTCGATCGTCTCCCAACCCTCGTCTTCACCATGGCTCTCCACCGGACCCTCGCCGCCCTCTCGACGCTTGCGTCGAGAGCCTCCCCTCCGGTGGCCTCGGCCCCGCTGGATCTGCGCCGGCCTCCACCTCGGGGTCCCATGTCCTTGCTCCAGCAAATGCTTCAG AATCAGCAGCTCCTGCAGGTGGAAATTCTTACAATTCAACAAGGAAG GTGATTGGGTCCAGAGTCAGTGGTACTAAGAAAGTCTCATGTTGTAAAAAAAGTGGCACTGCTTATGAATGCCAGTTAGGCAGAGAAGAGGCAGCTTCTCAATTTAGGTCCAATCAGTTTGGACCTTCTCAAGGCAATGAGAGACCACCAGCAAATGCAAAATTTGTGCATTCTGGAAATTTAGCTACAAGACCTAGTGGTCTACATGGGAATGCTGGTCAGTCGGCTACAAGAAGAAACAATGTTATCAATGCTAATCATCTGCTTAATTTCTATTATGATCCAATTTCCCGTTCTGAACCCAGAATTCCTCCAAGAAGGCAGCAGAAGATAAAACCTTACAATAAAGATTTGTTCCTACAGGCAAATTACAAATTTGTGGTTTTAGATAGAGGAGGCTGTGAAATCAAATCTATGGATCCAGATAAAATGCTACATTGGGAAGAAGTGATCTGTGTTAGATACTCAACCCCTTTGCTAGTGCAATGCCCAATTTGTTTGGACACTCCACTTTGTCCACAAATAACATCATGTGGACATATATACTGTTTTCCTTGTATACTACGATACATGCTCATGGGAGAGGAAAATCACAAAGGTGAATGCTGGAAAAAATGTCCCCTTTGTTTTACAGTGATATCTACTAAAGATTTGTATACAGTCCTTATTGAGAATGTTAAGCAGTTCGGTGTTGGTGATCATGCACATTTTACACTTTTAATCAGACCCAAAGTCTCAGTATTTCCTGTGCTGAAAAAGAAACAAGTTGAAAGTTCTACACCATGCACTACAGATGGCCTTTGTGACTTGTTTTCTAAGTTTGTTCTGACTTCTGATGTGGAATTATCTGTGAGGGAAGCTAAATCTGATCTCTATGATTGGCTACATAAAGCAGATTCTGGTCTTGTTGATGATCTGGAGAAGCTTCCATATGTTTGTGCTGCATTGGAACAGCTGGAGGAGAGGATGAAGGCCTGGATGGAGCAACAAACTGACAGCACCATTCCTCTACGGGACCATGTCACTCCTTCCGTGAATTCCAAGACTTCTCTTAGTTCTAAAAATAGGAATTCTCATGCACTAAATTTGACTTCAAATCTTGGAAATGCCGAATCATATGCATATGAATCTGGAATTGGAATGGTGTGTTATATACCAGATCATGAGAAAACTGGCTCTTCCACTGGAAATGCCGAATCATATGCATTTGCTGATAGCACTCTATTACCACTTGCTGCTAATTCTGAACAGCTAGAGAACTCCAACGAAGTCCCATTGTCACACAATCAAGATGAGAGCTTCCAGCAAGAAGAAATGACTTCACAGCGAAATTCACATAGTTGCAGTGGTGGAACCGAAAGGGATTCATACACTTTTTACCAG GCAACTGATGGTCAACATCTTATTCTTCATCCATTGAACATGAAGTGTCTCCTTCATCACTATGGGAGCTATGATTTGCTTCCACCAAG TATTAGTGGTGAAATTCTGGAGCTGGAAACTGTAACTCAGTCAGAAGCTATGAGAAGGCGTTACCGCTACCTAAGTCATTTCTCTTTAACAACAACATTTCAG CTTTGTGAAATTGATTTGAGAGATCTATTGCCTTCCAGCTCTTTAGCTCCATTCTTGGATGAAATGAAAAAGCGTGAAAAGCAGAGGCACCGCCTTGCAAGGAAG GAAAATGATGAGAGAGCAAGGGCTGAAGCAGCATCTGCACAGCTCAATCTGATATCATCTGCTCAGAGGCAATTAACTCACAAAGATGTTGTGTTTTCATCAGATGACTTTGAAG CATTAGGAGCCAACATTGCACCATCCAGCAGTCCTCCCACTG GTGATGTGGCTGAAGCTTCTCATGTTTATG CCCCTAGGCCGATGACAACATCGTCATTTGCTACAATATTATCTTCTGCCTGTGATGTTGAGAGCTCCGAGCAGCAGACGAGTGCACagggaaagaaagggaagaaaccaaATAGAGTGCTTTTGTCTACGGCCAGCAGCCGTCGCTACTGA
- the LOC103988593 gene encoding uncharacterized protein LOC103988593 isoform X2 has protein sequence MSIYPTDAQRSAISHPARSSPNPRLHHGSPPDPRRPLDACVESLPSGGLGPAGSAPASTSGSHVLAPANASESAAPAGGNSYNSTRKVIGSRVSGTKKVSCCKKSGTAYECQLGREEAASQFRSNQFGPSQGNERPPANAKFVHSGNLATRPSGLHGNAGQSATRRNNVINANHLLNFYYDPISRSEPRIPPRRQQKIKPYNKDLFLQANYKFVVLDRGGCEIKSMDPDKMLHWEEVICVRYSTPLLVQCPICLDTPLCPQITSCGHIYCFPCILRYMLMGEENHKGECWKKCPLCFTVISTKDLYTVLIENVKQFGVGDHAHFTLLIRPKVSVFPVLKKKQVESSTPCTTDGLCDLFSKFVLTSDVELSVREAKSDLYDWLHKADSGLVDDLEKLPYVCAALEQLEERMKAWMEQQTDSTIPLRDHVTPSVNSKTSLSSKNRNSHALNLTSNLGNAESYAYESGIGMVCYIPDHEKTGSSTGNAESYAFADSTLLPLAANSEQLENSNEVPLSHNQDESFQQEEMTSQRNSHSCSGGTERDSYTFYQATDGQHLILHPLNMKCLLHHYGSYDLLPPSISGEILELETVTQSEAMRRRYRYLSHFSLTTTFQLCEIDLRDLLPSSSLAPFLDEMKKREKQRHRLARKENDERARAEAASAQLNLISSAQRQLTHKDVVFSSDDFEALGANIAPSSSPPTGERKLFSDVTRLGFAAAHDSPSLRAEESADVSAPRPMTTSSFATILSSACDVESSEQQTSAQGKKGKKPNRVLLSTASSRRY, from the exons ATGTCCATCTACCCCACCGACGCCCAAAGGTCCGCAATTTCCCATCCGGCTCGATCGTCTCCCAACCCTCGTCTTCACCATGGCTCTCCACCGGACCCTCGCCGCCCTCTCGACGCTTGCGTCGAGAGCCTCCCCTCCGGTGGCCTCGGCCCCGCTGGATCTGCGCCGGCCTCCACCTCGGGGTCCCATGTCCTTGCTCCAGCAAATGCTTCAG AATCAGCAGCTCCTGCAGGTGGAAATTCTTACAATTCAACAAGGAAG GTGATTGGGTCCAGAGTCAGTGGTACTAAGAAAGTCTCATGTTGTAAAAAAAGTGGCACTGCTTATGAATGCCAGTTAGGCAGAGAAGAGGCAGCTTCTCAATTTAGGTCCAATCAGTTTGGACCTTCTCAAGGCAATGAGAGACCACCAGCAAATGCAAAATTTGTGCATTCTGGAAATTTAGCTACAAGACCTAGTGGTCTACATGGGAATGCTGGTCAGTCGGCTACAAGAAGAAACAATGTTATCAATGCTAATCATCTGCTTAATTTCTATTATGATCCAATTTCCCGTTCTGAACCCAGAATTCCTCCAAGAAGGCAGCAGAAGATAAAACCTTACAATAAAGATTTGTTCCTACAGGCAAATTACAAATTTGTGGTTTTAGATAGAGGAGGCTGTGAAATCAAATCTATGGATCCAGATAAAATGCTACATTGGGAAGAAGTGATCTGTGTTAGATACTCAACCCCTTTGCTAGTGCAATGCCCAATTTGTTTGGACACTCCACTTTGTCCACAAATAACATCATGTGGACATATATACTGTTTTCCTTGTATACTACGATACATGCTCATGGGAGAGGAAAATCACAAAGGTGAATGCTGGAAAAAATGTCCCCTTTGTTTTACAGTGATATCTACTAAAGATTTGTATACAGTCCTTATTGAGAATGTTAAGCAGTTCGGTGTTGGTGATCATGCACATTTTACACTTTTAATCAGACCCAAAGTCTCAGTATTTCCTGTGCTGAAAAAGAAACAAGTTGAAAGTTCTACACCATGCACTACAGATGGCCTTTGTGACTTGTTTTCTAAGTTTGTTCTGACTTCTGATGTGGAATTATCTGTGAGGGAAGCTAAATCTGATCTCTATGATTGGCTACATAAAGCAGATTCTGGTCTTGTTGATGATCTGGAGAAGCTTCCATATGTTTGTGCTGCATTGGAACAGCTGGAGGAGAGGATGAAGGCCTGGATGGAGCAACAAACTGACAGCACCATTCCTCTACGGGACCATGTCACTCCTTCCGTGAATTCCAAGACTTCTCTTAGTTCTAAAAATAGGAATTCTCATGCACTAAATTTGACTTCAAATCTTGGAAATGCCGAATCATATGCATATGAATCTGGAATTGGAATGGTGTGTTATATACCAGATCATGAGAAAACTGGCTCTTCCACTGGAAATGCCGAATCATATGCATTTGCTGATAGCACTCTATTACCACTTGCTGCTAATTCTGAACAGCTAGAGAACTCCAACGAAGTCCCATTGTCACACAATCAAGATGAGAGCTTCCAGCAAGAAGAAATGACTTCACAGCGAAATTCACATAGTTGCAGTGGTGGAACCGAAAGGGATTCATACACTTTTTACCAG GCAACTGATGGTCAACATCTTATTCTTCATCCATTGAACATGAAGTGTCTCCTTCATCACTATGGGAGCTATGATTTGCTTCCACCAAG TATTAGTGGTGAAATTCTGGAGCTGGAAACTGTAACTCAGTCAGAAGCTATGAGAAGGCGTTACCGCTACCTAAGTCATTTCTCTTTAACAACAACATTTCAG CTTTGTGAAATTGATTTGAGAGATCTATTGCCTTCCAGCTCTTTAGCTCCATTCTTGGATGAAATGAAAAAGCGTGAAAAGCAGAGGCACCGCCTTGCAAGGAAG GAAAATGATGAGAGAGCAAGGGCTGAAGCAGCATCTGCACAGCTCAATCTGATATCATCTGCTCAGAGGCAATTAACTCACAAAGATGTTGTGTTTTCATCAGATGACTTTGAAG CATTAGGAGCCAACATTGCACCATCCAGCAGTCCTCCCACTGGTGAGAGAAAACTGTTTTCTGATGTAACACGGCTTGGTTTTGCTGCTGCACATGATTCACCTTCTTTAAGAGCTGAAGAATCTGCTGATGTATCAG CCCCTAGGCCGATGACAACATCGTCATTTGCTACAATATTATCTTCTGCCTGTGATGTTGAGAGCTCCGAGCAGCAGACGAGTGCACagggaaagaaagggaagaaaccaaATAGAGTGCTTTTGTCTACGGCCAGCAGCCGTCGCTACTGA
- the LOC103988593 gene encoding uncharacterized protein LOC103988593 isoform X1 — protein sequence MSIYPTDAQRSAISHPARSSPNPRLHHGSPPDPRRPLDACVESLPSGGLGPAGSAPASTSGSHVLAPANASESAAPAGGNSYNSTRKVIGSRVSGTKKVSCCKKSGTAYECQLGREEAASQFRSNQFGPSQGNERPPANAKFVHSGNLATRPSGLHGNAGQSATRRNNVINANHLLNFYYDPISRSEPRIPPRRQQKIKPYNKDLFLQANYKFVVLDRGGCEIKSMDPDKMLHWEEVICVRYSTPLLVQCPICLDTPLCPQITSCGHIYCFPCILRYMLMGEENHKGECWKKCPLCFTVISTKDLYTVLIENVKQFGVGDHAHFTLLIRPKVSVFPVLKKKQVESSTPCTTDGLCDLFSKFVLTSDVELSVREAKSDLYDWLHKADSGLVDDLEKLPYVCAALEQLEERMKAWMEQQTDSTIPLRDHVTPSVNSKTSLSSKNRNSHALNLTSNLGNAESYAYESGIGMVCYIPDHEKTGSSTGNAESYAFADSTLLPLAANSEQLENSNEVPLSHNQDESFQQEEMTSQRNSHSCSGGTERDSYTFYQATDGQHLILHPLNMKCLLHHYGSYDLLPPSISGEILELETVTQSEAMRRRYRYLSHFSLTTTFQLCEIDLRDLLPSSSLAPFLDEMKKREKQRHRLARKENDERARAEAASAQLNLISSAQRQLTHKDVVFSSDDFEALGANIAPSSSPPTGERKLFSDVTRLGFAAAHDSPSLRAEESADVSGDVAEASHVYAPRPMTTSSFATILSSACDVESSEQQTSAQGKKGKKPNRVLLSTASSRRY from the exons ATGTCCATCTACCCCACCGACGCCCAAAGGTCCGCAATTTCCCATCCGGCTCGATCGTCTCCCAACCCTCGTCTTCACCATGGCTCTCCACCGGACCCTCGCCGCCCTCTCGACGCTTGCGTCGAGAGCCTCCCCTCCGGTGGCCTCGGCCCCGCTGGATCTGCGCCGGCCTCCACCTCGGGGTCCCATGTCCTTGCTCCAGCAAATGCTTCAG AATCAGCAGCTCCTGCAGGTGGAAATTCTTACAATTCAACAAGGAAG GTGATTGGGTCCAGAGTCAGTGGTACTAAGAAAGTCTCATGTTGTAAAAAAAGTGGCACTGCTTATGAATGCCAGTTAGGCAGAGAAGAGGCAGCTTCTCAATTTAGGTCCAATCAGTTTGGACCTTCTCAAGGCAATGAGAGACCACCAGCAAATGCAAAATTTGTGCATTCTGGAAATTTAGCTACAAGACCTAGTGGTCTACATGGGAATGCTGGTCAGTCGGCTACAAGAAGAAACAATGTTATCAATGCTAATCATCTGCTTAATTTCTATTATGATCCAATTTCCCGTTCTGAACCCAGAATTCCTCCAAGAAGGCAGCAGAAGATAAAACCTTACAATAAAGATTTGTTCCTACAGGCAAATTACAAATTTGTGGTTTTAGATAGAGGAGGCTGTGAAATCAAATCTATGGATCCAGATAAAATGCTACATTGGGAAGAAGTGATCTGTGTTAGATACTCAACCCCTTTGCTAGTGCAATGCCCAATTTGTTTGGACACTCCACTTTGTCCACAAATAACATCATGTGGACATATATACTGTTTTCCTTGTATACTACGATACATGCTCATGGGAGAGGAAAATCACAAAGGTGAATGCTGGAAAAAATGTCCCCTTTGTTTTACAGTGATATCTACTAAAGATTTGTATACAGTCCTTATTGAGAATGTTAAGCAGTTCGGTGTTGGTGATCATGCACATTTTACACTTTTAATCAGACCCAAAGTCTCAGTATTTCCTGTGCTGAAAAAGAAACAAGTTGAAAGTTCTACACCATGCACTACAGATGGCCTTTGTGACTTGTTTTCTAAGTTTGTTCTGACTTCTGATGTGGAATTATCTGTGAGGGAAGCTAAATCTGATCTCTATGATTGGCTACATAAAGCAGATTCTGGTCTTGTTGATGATCTGGAGAAGCTTCCATATGTTTGTGCTGCATTGGAACAGCTGGAGGAGAGGATGAAGGCCTGGATGGAGCAACAAACTGACAGCACCATTCCTCTACGGGACCATGTCACTCCTTCCGTGAATTCCAAGACTTCTCTTAGTTCTAAAAATAGGAATTCTCATGCACTAAATTTGACTTCAAATCTTGGAAATGCCGAATCATATGCATATGAATCTGGAATTGGAATGGTGTGTTATATACCAGATCATGAGAAAACTGGCTCTTCCACTGGAAATGCCGAATCATATGCATTTGCTGATAGCACTCTATTACCACTTGCTGCTAATTCTGAACAGCTAGAGAACTCCAACGAAGTCCCATTGTCACACAATCAAGATGAGAGCTTCCAGCAAGAAGAAATGACTTCACAGCGAAATTCACATAGTTGCAGTGGTGGAACCGAAAGGGATTCATACACTTTTTACCAG GCAACTGATGGTCAACATCTTATTCTTCATCCATTGAACATGAAGTGTCTCCTTCATCACTATGGGAGCTATGATTTGCTTCCACCAAG TATTAGTGGTGAAATTCTGGAGCTGGAAACTGTAACTCAGTCAGAAGCTATGAGAAGGCGTTACCGCTACCTAAGTCATTTCTCTTTAACAACAACATTTCAG CTTTGTGAAATTGATTTGAGAGATCTATTGCCTTCCAGCTCTTTAGCTCCATTCTTGGATGAAATGAAAAAGCGTGAAAAGCAGAGGCACCGCCTTGCAAGGAAG GAAAATGATGAGAGAGCAAGGGCTGAAGCAGCATCTGCACAGCTCAATCTGATATCATCTGCTCAGAGGCAATTAACTCACAAAGATGTTGTGTTTTCATCAGATGACTTTGAAG CATTAGGAGCCAACATTGCACCATCCAGCAGTCCTCCCACTGGTGAGAGAAAACTGTTTTCTGATGTAACACGGCTTGGTTTTGCTGCTGCACATGATTCACCTTCTTTAAGAGCTGAAGAATCTGCTGATGTATCAGGTGATGTGGCTGAAGCTTCTCATGTTTATG CCCCTAGGCCGATGACAACATCGTCATTTGCTACAATATTATCTTCTGCCTGTGATGTTGAGAGCTCCGAGCAGCAGACGAGTGCACagggaaagaaagggaagaaaccaaATAGAGTGCTTTTGTCTACGGCCAGCAGCCGTCGCTACTGA